In Vidua chalybeata isolate OUT-0048 chromosome 5, bVidCha1 merged haplotype, whole genome shotgun sequence, one genomic interval encodes:
- the BID gene encoding BH3-interacting domain death agonist isoform X2, whose protein sequence is MEQINGPLQMEHALLFTFLEVSSDCNFKDQLRSLQSQQIMLCQGNDDDELQTDGNRSGHFQNGLAQTNEEVIRIIAAQLAEIGDQFDREIQEGVVNSLARHFLNENLSNEEITQHMSRAVRELTRAIPSDMEQEKAMLVLTMVLTKKIVNTVPALLRRVFNTTLNYMNQQFHNYIAEMLGE, encoded by the exons ATGGAACAG ATCAATGGACCTCTTCAGATGGAGCATGCATTGCTGTTCACCTTCCTGGAGGTATCCTCTGACTGTAACTTCAAAGACCAGCTGCGTTCCCTGCAAAGCCAGCAGATCATGTTGTGCCAAGGAAACGATGACGATGAGCTTCAGACCGATGGCAATCGGAGTGGCCACTTTCAGAATG GGTTGGCTCAAACAAATGAAGAGGTTATCCGGATCATTGCTGCTCAGCTTGCTGAGATTGGAGACCAGTTTGACAGAGAAATCCAAGAAGGAGTAGTAAATAGCCTAGCACGGCACTTTCTGAATGAGAATCTGTCTAACGAG GAGATAACCCAGCACATGTCCAGGGCAGTGAGAGAGCTTACACGAGCCATCCCCTCAGACATGGAACAGGAGAAGGCCATGTTGGTGCTAACAATGGTCTTGACTAAGAAAATTGTGAATACAGTGCCTGCTCTTCTACGCCGTGTCTTTAACACCACTCTGAACTACATGAACCAGCAGTTCCACAACTACATTGCTGAAATG CTGGGTGAGTGA